GAAAACGCGCAAAGAACACCCTCTAAGATTACCCCGCAGACCAACTTTCGGCCAGGAAGACGGTCAATCACCCGCGTAACGGCCTGATGGACGGTCCGTGTCTGTTGAAGTATACGGTCGGTCTCGTTAGGTCGTGGGCAATCCTGGTCTATCCAGGTGCGGCTGCGCCGGATCGTCTAGCGCCATCAACTCAGTGTGCAGCATGTGCAGTAGCGCTTGCAGGAATGCCATACCCATCGGGCCCACGAAGATGCCAATCGGGCCCAATGCCTTGATGCCTCCTAAGATGCTCAATAAGGCCAACAAGGGGTGCAACTTCGACTGCCCGTGCAGCACCATAGGCTTGATGATGTTGTCGATCATCGAGACCACCAAGGCGCCGTAGATAGCCAGTGCCACCGCGGCCGTGGTTCGTTGATCGTAAAACAACAGCCACACACTACATGCTCCCCAAACTGCCGCGGCGCCGACGAACGGTATCATGGCCAGTAACATCGTCACGACCGTCAGCAGGAACACGCTTTCGAAGCCGGCAAAAAAGTAGCCGATGCTGGCCAGCAGCCCTTGCGCGAACGCCGATAGGAGCGTGGCCAGTACGACGGCGCGGCTGATCGTAGAGAATTCGTTCAGCAGCTGTTCTTCGTAGCGGTCATCCAGCGGCGAAAGGTGCATTAGCGCGCGGATCATCGCTGGACCATCGGCTAGAAAATAATAGAGCGAAAGGATCATCACGCCGACCCCCACGATCAGGCCACCGGTCCCCAGCGCTAGCGGCGTGGCCATTTGCCGCAGTTCGCCTAAGAGGGCGAGGATCTGGTCGTCACTGGGATTCAATTGGCGGCGCAGCCACGCCACCGTCTGCGAACCGAGCAATGAATCACGGAACGTGCCGAAGGCCGACATCACGCCGGGCACGGCAGAGGTAAACTCCGGCGCGCCTGGAGAGGGCTGTTCCAACGCTTTGGTCTGTTTGTCGAGCGCTTGCCAGGATGTGGCGATGTGCTCTCTGGCTTCGACCGTAAAGCTACGGTCGTCATTCTGCGGATCGCTCAAGGCCAATTGATCGTAAATAACCTGCTCTTCGTGGCGCAACTTTTCGACCATCGGCGACAGCCGCTCGGCTGTCCCGTCCTGCTGTCGGCTCCAGAATTCGATTTGTTCCAGATCATCCGACATTTCCTTGAGCGTGTCTTGCACCTGTTGCGCCGGCATTTCCAAGTGGAACTCGCGCCGCAATTCGCTCAGACGCTCGCGCACAATCTCGGGCTTAAGTTCGGTCGCCAGCGAGAACGCCTCGACCGCGGCACGCGTCAGGATTAACAAAGTCGGGATCAGCACGATCAACAGGATCGCAGCCGTGGTCAGGCCGGCCGCTACCCGATCGTGCCCGGCCGAGCGCGCGATAAACCACTTGTGCAGTGGGCGAAAGATCACGGTCAGCACCAGCGCCAGAAACATCGGCAACAGAAAGCTGGACATCACCATGAACGACAGTGCCCCGACCAAAACCACCATGGTCACGAGCACGATAAACGACACGATACGCGACATGCCGAGGCCTCCTTGCGCACTACGAAAGCGAATCGAGTGGCCGCATTGTACAAGATTGTGGGCCATCGGCAGTAGATGGCACCAACAAGCACCGGCCATCACGGCCGATTCGACGGGCTCAAGAGGCACCGGACCGGCGAAATGCAGTTTTTTCAAGCGCAAAACAATTGTCGCGCCGCGTTTGCCTTGTTCGGTTTCGGCGGGCGAGGCACAATGGCGACCGCGCTGGCGTTTGCGGCATCGACAGTTTTCAGGAGACGTGATGACAACCGGCCGAAGCCGTGCCAAACGAGCCGCCGTTGCCGCGGTCAAGCTCGCGCTGGTCACGGCCGTACTATGGGGCATGCACCGCACGATTCAAGCGGCCCT
This genomic stretch from Pirellulales bacterium harbors:
- a CDS encoding AI-2E family transporter, producing MSRIVSFIVLVTMVVLVGALSFMVMSSFLLPMFLALVLTVIFRPLHKWFIARSAGHDRVAAGLTTAAILLIVLIPTLLILTRAAVEAFSLATELKPEIVRERLSELRREFHLEMPAQQVQDTLKEMSDDLEQIEFWSRQQDGTAERLSPMVEKLRHEEQVIYDQLALSDPQNDDRSFTVEAREHIATSWQALDKQTKALEQPSPGAPEFTSAVPGVMSAFGTFRDSLLGSQTVAWLRRQLNPSDDQILALLGELRQMATPLALGTGGLIVGVGVMILSLYYFLADGPAMIRALMHLSPLDDRYEEQLLNEFSTISRAVVLATLLSAFAQGLLASIGYFFAGFESVFLLTVVTMLLAMIPFVGAAAVWGACSVWLLFYDQRTTAAVALAIYGALVVSMIDNIIKPMVLHGQSKLHPLLALLSILGGIKALGPIGIFVGPMGMAFLQALLHMLHTELMALDDPAQPHLDRPGLPTT